DNA from Microcoleus sp. bin38.metabat.b11b12b14.051:
CTAATCCAGTTTTTCTCCCAGTCAGAAAAGCAAGATTCACCTACAACCAACCAGAAAGCATTACCCCTAATAAAATATTTACAAAAACATCGCTGCTTAGTAGTCTTAGATGACATTCACAACCTATTCAGCAGCGGCGAATTAGCAGGAAAATATAAACCGGGATACGAAGAATATCGCTCTTTATTCAAACAAATACAAAAAATATCCCATCAAAGTTGCTTCCTGCTCATCGGTTGGGAACAACCCAGAGAAGTTACTCAAATTAAAAGCCAAAATACACACATTAACACCTTACAACTCAAAGGTTTAGACATCGCAGCCACACGGGAAATACTCAGAGATTATGGATTAGCAGACATCGACAACTACTCAGCACTGATTCAGCGCTACCAAGGCAATCCCCTCTGGTTAAAAAGCGTCGCGACTCTGATGCAAGAGTTGGGCGGATGCGTGACAGAGTTATTACCAGATGATACCATATTGTTGCCGGAAGATTTGAAAGATGTTTTACAGCAGCAGTGCGATCGCCTGTCCGAACTCGAAAAACAAGTCCTCTCCTTATTAGCGAAGGCAAGCGATTCAATTAACCTCACCCAACTGCTAGAAAATAGCCGAATTCCCGCATCGGATTTGGTAAATGCGCTGCAATCTTTATCGCGGCGCTGTTTGATAGAACAACAAGGAAATTTTTACACGATTTCACCTGTACTGAGGCAATATGCGATCGCAACAATGTAATTTAGGTACATAATACCAAATCTGGGTATCATACCCTTTATATAAATTCTCCGTAATTCTCAGAATCCATGCGATTGCGACTCACAGCGAACAATCACAATAAACGGGGTTACAAACCCTGATTTGGTATAAGTTGTAGGTGCGCCACTATCGAAAATCACTAAATAAAGATCGACAATCTCATAGATCCGCACCTTACTATTACTAATTCATAAAAAAAATCCCAAAATCCTGTAGGGGCGGGTTCGCCAACCATTCATGGTAAGAATGAACAATATTATAAACCCGCCCCCGCCCACCAACAATAAAAATGTACTATTAATTTATTGTAAAATGTTGATGTAAACAATGGCGGAGACAGAGGGCGGGTTTATGAGATTGTTTGTGGGTTTCATCGATGGTTGGTGAACCCGCCCCTACCATATTCAGGGTAATCGATCGGACACGAGATAAAATCTAAAATATAAAATCGACTGATGTTCATAGCCCGCTTACACAAATTTCTAACTGCGACTGTGGATGAAAAATCCCGATCGCACACAATATTCTGGTTGATGCTGAGCTTGACATTTGCCGCAGTTTATGGGTTGTTAGCAATCAAGCAAGCTTTCAGCGCCGAGTATGTGGTGCAAGACGATGCGAGACAGCACGTTTTCTGGATGATGCGGTTTGTCGATCGGCAATTATTCCCCAATGATTTCATTGCTAACTACTTTCAATCAGTCGCCCCCACAGGATACAGCACGCTCTACAAAATAGCAGCAACAATCGGAATTCACCCGCTATTTCTTCACAAAATATTACCGCTATTTCTCGGCTTAATTTCCACCTATTACTGTTTTGGGCTTTGCCTAGAAATGCTGCCAGTACCGATGACTGGATTTATCGCATCTTTGCTGTTAAATCAGCATATGTGGATGACTGATGATTTGGCTTCCACAACGCCCAGAGCTTTTATCTATCCGATATTTCTCGGTTTTTTATATTATTTATCGCGGAGTTCGTTGCTGCCCTGTTTGGGAGCGATCGCCCTAATTGGATTATTCTACCCTCCCTACGCCTTAGTTGCTGCCGGAATTTTAGTTTTGCGCCTGCTAAGCTGGGAAAACGGCTGTTTGCGCTTGTCGGGCGATCGCACAAATTACCTATTTTGCAGTACAGGTTTGGGACTAATCTTTTTAGTAATGCTCCCCTATGCCTTAGATAAATCGGAATTTGGCCCGACTTATACCGCAGCCGAAGCCAAGCAAATGCCGGTATTTGCGCCAAACGGCAGAAATGCTTTTTTTCGTCCAAATCCCAAGGATTATTGGCTGACTGGTAGGGGAAGTGGGATGTTTCCCAAGTCGCTGTTTACGCCTGTAACTCACTGTGTCGGGCTGTTTTTGCCGCTGATTTTGCTGTGGAGGCGATCGGCTTTTCCGTTAGCCAGTCGAATTAATAGCAAAATCTGGCTGTTGCTTCAGCTATTTTTAGCATCCTTGACGATGTTTTTGGCTGCTCACGCCACCATTTTTAAGCTGTATCAGCCTGGAAGGTATACTGCGTATAGCTTGCGGTTTATTGTTGTGTTCGTGAGCGCGATCGCCCTGACGTTAATTATCGATGGCGTCGGTAACTGGGCATCAACAACCGAAACAAAATTTAATTTAAAAAAGCTAGTCGCACTAATTACCACAGCCATAATTGCGATCGTAGTTGTGCTTTATCCCTGCTTGGTAGAAGACTTTCCCGATGTCGGGTATGTAGCAGGTGAAATGCCCGCTTTATACAAGTTTTTTCAGCAACAACCAAAAGATATCATGATTGCTTCCATTGCGCCCGAGGCGGACAATTTGCCAACTTTTAGTCAGCGTTCGGTTTTGGTAGCAAAGGAATATGCAGTGCCTTATCAGAAAGGCTACTACAGCGAATTTTTACGACGAATCAATGATTTAATTCGCGCTCAATATACGCCCGATCGCGCTGTATTGCAAAACTTTATTAACAAGTATAAAATTGATTTTTTTATGCTCAATCTCAATGCCTTGACTCTTCAGTACGTCGAGGATTACGGCTGGATCGATGACTTTGATGCCACACCGGAGACGATGCTCGCTCTCAAACAAGGGAAAATTCCCGCGCTAGCTTCGGCAATGACAAGTTGTGCTGTTTTTCAGAATGAACTTGTAGTAGTTTTAAATGCCTCTTGTATTGTGAAAGTGACCAGAAATTAAGTTGTTGAGTGCGAAATATTCAGCAATTAAATCGTAGGATGTGTCGCCTTGAAAAGTTTTGCCACTACTTGAAGATATTGATAGCGACGCACCACACAGCTTAATGCGGTACAAATACAGATTGTAGGGTGTGTCGCTGTGAGAAGAATTGCCACTAATTGAAGAGATTGATGGCGACGCACCACACAGTTTAATGCGGTACAAATACTGATTGTAGGGTGTGTCGCTGTGAGAAGATTTGCCACTAATTGAAGATATTGATAGCGACGCACCACACAGTTTAATGCGGTACAAATACTGATTGTAGGGTGTGTCGCTGTGATAATTGTTGCCACTAATTGAAGATATTGATGGCGACGCACCACACAGTTTAATGCGATCTGAATACAGATTGTAGGGTGTGTCGCTGTGAGAAGATTTGCCACTAATTGAAGATATTGATAGCGACGCACCACACAGTTTAATGCGGTACAAATACTGATTGTAGGGTGTGTCGCTGTGATAATTGTTGCCACTAATTGAAGATATTGATGGCGACGCACCACACAGTTTAATGCGATCTGAATACAGATTGTAGGGTGTGTCGCCTTGAAAAGTTTTGCCACTACTTGAAGATATTGATGGCGACGCACCACACAGCTTAAGGTGCGTCGCTATGGGATTTGTCGGCACTATTTGAGACTATTTGAGGGCGACACACCCTACAGTTTAAGGTGCTGTGAAAAGTTTTGCCACTAATTGAAGATATTGATAGCGACGCACCACACAGTTTAAGGTGCGTCGCTATGGGATTTATCGGCACTATTTGAGACTATTTGAGGGCGACACACCCTACAGTTTAAGGTGCTTTGAGAAGTTTTGCCACTACTTGAAGATATTGATAGCGACGCACCACACAGTTTAAGGTGCGTCGCTATGGGATTTGTCGGCACTATTTGAGACTATTTGAGGGCGACACACCCTACAGTTTAAGGTGCTTTGATAATTGGCCACTACTTGAAGATATTGATGGCGATGCACCACTGATTGTAGGGTGTGTCGCTGTGATAATTCTTGCCACTACTTGAAGATATTGATGGCGACGCACCAAGGATTGTAGGGTGTGTCGCTGTGAGAAGTTTTGCCACTACTTGAAGATATTGATAGCGACGCACCACACAGTTTAAGGTGCGTCGCTATGGGATTTGTCGGCACTATTTGAGACTATTTGAGGGCGACACACCCTACAGTTTAAGGTGCTTTGAGAATTTGCTACTACTTGAAGATATTGATAGCGAGGCACCACACAGTTTAAGGTGCGTCGCTATGGGATTTGTCCGCACTATTTGAGACTATTTGAGGGCGACACACCCTACAGTTTAAGGTGCTTTGATAATTCTTGCCACTACTTGAAGATATTGATAGCGAGGCACCACACAGTTTAAGGTGCGTCGCTATGGGATTTGTCCGCACTATTTGAGACTATTTGAGGGCGACACACCCTACAGTTTAAGGTGCTTTGATAATTCTTGCCACTACTTGAAGATATTGATAGCGAGGCACCACACAGTTTAAGGTGCGTCGCTATGGGATTTGTCCGCACTATTTGAGACTATTTGAGGGCGACACACCCTACAGTTTAAGGTGCTTTGATAATTCTTGCCACTAATTGAAGATATTGATGGCGACGCACCACACAGTTTAAGGTGCGTCGCTATGGGATTTGTCGGCACTATTTGAGACTATTTGAGGGCGACACACCCTACAGTTTAAGGTGCTTTGATAATTCTTGCCACTACTTGAAGATATTGATGGCGATGCACCAATGATTGTAGGGTGTGTCGCTGTGAGAAGTTTTGCCAATAATTGAAGATATTGATAGCGACGCACCACACAGTTTAAGTGGGTTTTGTAAAATTAAAAAATACTACTTGAAGATATTGATGGCGACGCAGCACACAGTTTAAGTAAGTAATCGGACTACCGAATAGGGGCAATCCCCCTGCTGGTTATCGCTACTGAGGGGCGATGTTGCGGATATCCAGCAATTCAATCATCTGTAACACCAAAGCTGAATATATATCCGGTGTCAGCTTAGTAGAGAATGAAAAGTGCACAAAAGCTCGATCGCCAATTATCCATACAGCAAAAACATGGCAACACTCTACGTTAACGCACAAACAGGCAGCAATGGAGCAGTCGGCAGCCAATCTGCTCCCTTCAAAACGATCGCCCGCGCGATCGACTCCGCTGCATCCGGAACAGTTATTCAGCTAGCCGCGGGAACTTACAGCGCAGCCAGCGGCGAACAATTCCCCTTAGAAATTCCCTCAGGAGTCAAAGTGATCGGGAATGAAGCCAACAAAGGAAGCGGCACTCTGATTCAAGGAAGCGGCAAATTTGTCAGTCCCAGCGCTGCGGGTCAAAATATCACTATACTGCTAGCAACTGATGCTGAATTGCGCGGAGTAACTGTCACTAATTTGGATAGTCGCGGCACCGGAGTCTGGATTGAGTCAACTTCTCCCACTGTGGCTAACTGCACTTTCACTCTTTGCAAGCGCGAAGGTATTTTTGCCACAGGTACGGCTAATCCTGGGATTCTCGACAACAGATTTATAGAAAACTCGGCGGCTGGCGCGATCTTTGCTGGCAGTGCTAAAGGCGTAATCCGGCGCAATGTTTTTCAAAATACCGGTTTTGGTATTTCTCTACAAGCTCAATCGGCTCCTTTGATTGTTGACAACCAAATTGTGGCTAATCGCTCTGGTATTGTTTTAACGGGGAGCTCCAAGCCGATGGTGCGGAAGAATCGCATTGAAAAAAATACCGAAGATGGTTTGACTGCGGTGGAAAAATCGCTGCCGGATCTTGGTACGGCTCAAGATTTGGGGGGCAATATTTTTGCCAATAATGGCGAGTTTGATTTGCAAAATGCTACTGCGACTAAGATTTTTGCGCTGGGAAATCAGCTCAATCCTTCGCGGGTAAAAGGTTTATTTGAGTTGGGAAATGTGACGCCGACTCCAACTCCGACTCCGACTCCAACTCCAACTCCGACTCCTGGCGGCGTCAAGTTTAGCGACACCAGCACACATTGGGCTAAGGATTTTATCGATCGCCTCGCTTCCATGAATATTGTTAACGGGTTTCCTGACGGTACTTTTAAACCTGACGCGAGTTTAACTAGAGCTCAGTATGCGGCTTTGCTGGCGAGGGCGTTTGAGTTGGCGCCGCGCCGTGAAGCCACGGTGTTTAAGGATGTGGCGCCGGATTTTTGGGCCCAAAGTGCGATCGTCAAAGCGAATCGAGGTGGGTTTTTGGCTGGATACCCCGACAGCACGTTTCGCCCGGAACAGAATTTGACTAGAACTCAGGCGATCGTATCATTGGTAAACGGCTTGCAGATTACAGGCGGCAATCCTAATTCTTTGAGCGTTTATGCCGATCGAGCTTTGATTCCCAGTTTTGCTACCGACTCCATCGCCACCGCCACAGAGCGCAAAATCGTCGTCAACTATCCCGCGCGAGACAAGCTGTCCCCCGCCCGCGATATCACCCGCGGCGAGATATCCGCCCTCGTTTACCAAACTTTGGTAGCCACAAACCGAGCAGAGCCAATTAACTCTCCCTACATCGTCTAGGCGAATTGCCAGAGGGGGAGCAGAGCTGAGGAGTTTTGATACGGGGCATTGAAACATACAATTTAAATGCCCAACAGCTTACCAATCAGCAACTCGTTTCGGATTTCCCCAATCTCCTCCTCCCCTCTCTCTCCCCTATCCCTCTGGTAAGTCTTGACTTCCGAGTGCCCGAATCGTTTTATGATTAAAAAATTAAGAAATTCAGCAATCTTTAAGGTTCGACTGTCAAATTATGGCTAAAATTCAATTCTCCCGGGGGATGGACGAAGATTCTATACCCGAAGTGCGCCTAACCCGTTCTAAAACCGGAACTCAAGGCACTGCCACGTTTTTGTTTGAAAATCCCAAAGCTCTCAGCAGCACCAGTACCCAAGACATTACTGGAATGTATATGATCGACGATGAAGGCGAACTCCTGACTCGCGAGGTCAAGGCGAAGTTCGTCAACGGTCAGCCTGCGGGTTTGGAAGCTCTTTATCTGATGAGAAGTGCCGAAGAATGGGAGCGTTTTATGCGTTTCATGGAACGCTACTCGGAAGCAAACGGCTTAGGATTTAGCAAGGCATAATAGATAATTGGTAATTGGTAATTCGTAATTGGTAGTAGGTAATTGGTAAGAAAGCCGATCGCCTACTGCCAATTTCCGATTACTTACGACAAGAAACTATGACGCAAATTCCTCACCCCGATTTATCTAAAATAACCGTAAATTGCGCTATCATTACTGTTAGCGATACGCGCTCGGCTGAAACAGATAATAGCGGCTTGTTAACCAAGAAGCTGTTAAAAGATGCCGGTCACTCTGTGGTAGCTTACACTGTTGTTAAAGATGATGCGGCAAAAATTGTATCGCAAATGCAGGCGTTTTCCCAGCGCGAAGATGTGGATACAATCATTTTTAACGGCGGGACGGGTATTTCTCCCCGAGATACTACTTACGATGTGATGGAGAGTTTGCTAGACAGGATTTTACCGGGATTTGGGGAGATATTTCGGTTTTTGAGCTATCAAGAAATTGGTTCGAGGGCGATCGCATCTCGTGCAGTTGCAGGCGTATATAAAGGCAAGTTAGTCTTCTCTCTTCCCGGCTCTAGCAATGGCGTAAGACTAGCTGTGGAAAAGCTAATTTTACCGGAATTAATTCACTTGGTGCAGCAGTTGCGCGGCGGCTGAGGGCAGGCGATCGAGTTTGAAGTCGATCGCCCGCATCCAGCTTTTGTTAATCATGACTTACGCTCAAAACGCGATTGTTAACCGTTGTCCTCCGCCAGGAACGAAGCAATCTCCGTATCTATTTTTCAGAGGTTTTCTCTTTTGGCATCTGGGATCGGAAGCGTATTGATTTATATAGCAACCGCCAAAGCTGTTAAGACATAGATAACCTCATGAATAGAACCAGAAACCCCTCTACCCTTAACGGTTTGATTCCTTTAACAGTCAACAGTCAACAGTCAACAGTCAACCGTCAACAGTCAACCGTCAACAGTCAACCGTCAACAGTCAACAGTCAACCGTCAACCGTCAACCGTCAACCGTCAACAGTCAACAGTCAACCGTCAACCGTCAACCGTCAACTGCTATAGCGTGCCTGCGATCGCTCCTGTGATAAATTTCAGGGTGCCTGCGGTCGATCGACTTCCCAGTATGTCAAAATACATTAGAAATATTGTGTATCGCCAATTTTTGCAATGACGTTGCCTGCCGGATCTCGTTCTCCTGCTTTGTTCCAAACGCTTTCGCTGGTAGCCGATCCGATCGCCTTTTTCGATCGCTATTCTGCCAAATATGGCGATACATTTACCGCCCGCGTACTGGGGCCCGCTTCGCCACCCGTCGTGTTTCTAGGCCGTCCCGAAGCCATTCAGGGCGTGTTTACAACCTTCGCCGATGCCTTTGAATTTGGCAAAGTCACCAACGTATTTCGCCCGCTGGTAGGAAATGAATCCCTAATTATGAACGAAGGGGCGCGACACCTGCGACAGCGACAGCTATTAATGCCCGCGCTACATCGGGAACAGTTGCACAGTCAAGGCGATTTGATTGTGGATTTGACGCGCAAGCAAACGCAGCACTGGAAAACCGCAGACGCGATCGCCGTGCGTCAAGAAATGTCAGAAATTTCGCTGCAAGTAATCCTGCAAGTTGTCTTCGGATTAGTGCCGGGAGAGCGCTATGAACGCCTCAAACACTTGCTGGGGAAACTTTTAGAAGCAATTACCTCAGAACTCTACTCAATCCAATTTTTCTTTGCGCCGTTGCAGCAAAATTTCGGATCTTGGAGTCCGTGGGGGCAGTTTTTGCAGCAAATGGCGCAGATTGACTCGCTGATTTATGCAGAAATTGCCGAGAGGCGATCGCATTCTCTGGATGCGTCTCGCACGGATATTCTGTCAGTATTAATGATGGCGCGCGACGAAGCAGGCGAATCAATTGGCGATCGAGAATTGCGCGATCAGTTGATGACGCTGTTGTTGTTGGGACACGAAACCACTGGATCGGGATTGACTTGGGCATTTTACTGGCTGCATCAATTTCCAGACTGTCTGGCTAAATTGCGCGCCGAATTGGATGAATTGGGCGAAAATCCCGATCCCGTCGCGCTTTCGCAGTCGCCGTATTTAACCGCAGTTTGTAAAGAAGCGCTGCGGGTGTATCCCATCGCCTTAATTTCGCAGCCGCGCAAGGTAAAAAGGGCGATCGAACTTGAAGGCTATACCTATCAACCGGGAACGATTTTAATCCCCTCTGTGTATTTAGCGCACCGCCGCCCTGAAACCTACGAAAATCCGGCCGGGTTTAATCCCGATCGCTTTTTAGATCGCAAGTTTTCCGCCGCTGAATATTTACCTTTTGGGGGCGGGAGTCGAAGCTGCATCGGGATGGCGCTGTCGATGTTTGAGATGAAGCTGGTGTTAGCAACGGTGTTGTCGGCGCGCGAGTTTGTCTCGAATCTCGATCGGCCAATTCGTCCCAGCCGCCGGGGAATCACCTTTGTACCGCCGGAGAAGTTTCGATTAACCGTTGTGGGCGATCGGTTATCTTCCGATATCAAATCCGCAGGATTGACAGCAATAAATCAGGTTCGTAGTGCCGACTTCAGTCGGCAAAAAGCTGCGGACTAAACTCAGCAAAAAGCAAGTTCGTAGTGCCGACTAAAGTCAGCAAAAAGCAGGTTCGTAGTGCCGACTTCAGTCGGCAAAAAGCTGCGGACTAAACTCAGCAAAAAGCAGGTTCGTAGTGCCGACTAAAGTCAGCAAAAAGCAGGTTCGTAGTGCCGACTTCAGTCGGCAAAAAGCTGCGGACTAAACTCAGCAAAAAGCAGGTTCGTAGTGCCGACTTCAGTCGGCAAAAAGCTGCGGACTAAAGCCGGCAAAAAGCTGCGGACTAAAGTCCGCACTACGAACCGTTTGTTTTTGTGATGGTAATCTACCGGATAATATCTAACAACCTGAAGCTGGCATCAAGCGATGAAAATTCCAGCAACTTTGTCTCCATTCATAGTCATCTGTGCCACAAATTCATCTCCACCATCTGCAAAACTCAGCTTCCACAAATAAATCATAGAATCACCTTGTTTTAAATCGCCAAAATAAGTAATTGAATATCCGTTTTGCAGGCGCGAACCGAGTTGTTCGCTAACATCTTCAAACATTTCTTGTGTAATCGCAGCTTTATAGCCAGCATCGCCCACAGTTGTAAAAAGCTCGTAATTTTTCGAGGCTGTAGAATCCAAAATCGTCTGCAAACAATCGATGACGTGTTGAGATGGAGCTGTCGGGTTCATCAAGATATCCTTAATTTCGGGTTTTCTCAGAATCTTCTACCTAAGACCGCTGTCTAACCATTAATTTTACCAGATTGGCGATCGTATCAAATACAGTAGGGACACGGCACTGCCGTATCCTACCCGAGCGCCGTGTCCCACCTAAAATCACCTCAAAACCGCTAAATTGCCTCAGCAACAACAGTCCGGTGTCGGACAGTATTGCAAGTAATCGTCGGCGCAGCAAAACCCGAATCAACCAAAGCCTGCTCGATATCCAACCCAAAATACTGATCCAAATAAGGCTCCGTACTCTTGAGCAAAGTCAAAATATAAGGAGGCATTTTAGCATAAACTTCAGACTGAGGATTCATATCCATAATTGTCAAATGTCCGCCAGCCCGCAACAAACGCCGAGCTTCCAGAAATACTTCTTTAGAAGCTTTCTGTGGCAATTCGTGACAAACTAAACAAATAGAAACCAAATCAAAACTAGCCGCAGGTAAACGAGTAGATTCAGCAGCAGCATGAACCCAACTCGGAGATCTTTGACTAGAAAATTCCGCTTCTCGTTGTTGGGAACGGTATTGAGCAACTGCTAAAAAATAAGGCGACAAATCCACTCCAGTCATCTTGGCTTCCGGGTAAACATCCCCAAGAGCAAACGTACTCATTCCCACACTGCATCCCAAATCCACAATATTTTGCGGCGGTTTACCAATTTGAGCTTTAACGATTTCGTGATAGCTAGCGCGAAGTTTAGCATCACCTTCTGCACCAGCTTCCGGCCAAATTCCCGCATGAACTGCACGGGCTGCAACTTCAACTTCTGTCGCAGCCTCCCAACTCATATTACCTTTTTCGTAAGCGTGGAATGAAGTTAGATAATATTTTGGGTAAACCAGATCGGGATTTTCTACGCTCAGCAATTCTGCATCCCAATTCCGGGCCAAAAGTTCTTGGGCTTCTTCTCGCCAATGCACCCCGATTTTTTCGGCTCTGTTTATCATCATTTCCCGCGCTTGGTGCTTGGCTAGAGCGGCCAAAGGTTTGATGGAGAGTACGCTATTTACTAAACGCGATGCTAATCCCGGAGTTTTGTTAACTGCAACATTCATATTTTATATTTTTCTTTTGGGCGCGATCGATTATAACACACATACATCATTTTTATTGAGTTGAGACAATGAAACTTCATCAGGTTCGTAGTGAGGACTTTAGTCCTTTCTTGGATGCGAACTAAAATCCTCACTACAGGTTCGTAGTGAGGACTTTAGTCCTTTCTTGGATGCGAACTAAAATCCTCACTACAGGTTCGTAGTGAGGACTTTAGTCCTTTCTTGGATGCGAACTAAAATCCTCACTACAGGTTCGTAGTGAGGACTTTAGTCCTTTCTTGGATGCGAACTAAAATCCTCACTACAGGTTCGTAGTGAGGACTTTAGTCCTTTCTTGGATGCGAACTAAAATCCTCACTACAGGTTCGTAGTGAGGACTTTAGTCCTTTCTTGGATGCGAACTAAAATCCTCACTACAGGTTCGTAGTGAGGACTTTAGTCCTTTCTTGGATGCAGACTAAAATCCTCACTACAGGTTCGTAGTGAGGACTTTAGTCCTTTCTTGGATGCAGACTAAAATCCTCACTACAGGTTCGTAGTGAGGACTTTAGTCCTTTCTTGGATGCGGACTAAAGTCCTCACTACAAACCAATCTGAGCATAATCCATTGAGCGAAAATGATATTGCGGGGGAATCGGGAATCGGATTTACCGAAGTTGGAGTATTGGGAAGAACACTATCAAATCTAATTATTTAGGAGTTTGTTGTGAGCAAGTCAATTGTGGAATTGGTTGACAATTTACCGAATTCTGGGATTACTGTGATGATGCTCAAGTCCCTCGATTTTGTGGTTCCGGGGGAGTGGAACAATCTTTCTGGTTTTGACAATACTATTCGATCGCTCACAGGAGAAACCGATCGCGCTTTAGTGCAAAAAATTCGTACCAGGGCGATCGAGCTTTACGCCAACTCCAACGAGCCCTATCAAGGCGCAGTCAAGCTTTACCAGCTTGCAGACAGCGCCGACAGCGCCTTAGGCGCCACCGCTATGGCGAATAAAATCGGCGAAAAAATCGGCTTTCTGTCGTTTATGAGCCGCTTGACTCCCAAGGCTGACACCACTCAAACGATCGACTTATGTGTCAAAGTGGCGATCGAACTCATCGTCTTCTGCAAACTCAACAAAATTTCCCTTGACAACGTGGGAAGCTTTACAAATTACTTATCAGAATACAAGAGCGAATCTCTGATGCGGATGGCCGCATTAGTATGCGTTGACGGTTTAATTCCCCTCGGCCCGGACTTCCTCAGAGTAGCGCAAAACACCCTAGGCGGCTTAAATCCTTCAGCCTTTCAGCAAAACTCAACATTCCAAAACATCAGCAACCTAATTCCCGGCGCCAGCAATGCACAAAAATTCGGATTTGTGACAACAACATTCGCCTCAGCCCAAGGTTGGATGAACAATTTAGTGCAGTCTCGCGGCTTAACTCCCGCCACAGTTTTAGGTAATCTCAAGCAATACGTTGATGTTACCGATGATAAATTGGATTATGTCGCCGCATTTTTGGACATGACTAC
Protein-coding regions in this window:
- a CDS encoding NB-ARC domain-containing protein, whose amino-acid sequence is MNLEEVLKMADDLMFAKTGKHLDDLQEAILRGSIQGEKYTKIAEEIHCNESYVRDIGSKLWQILSEELGEEVRKSNLRSTMGRFIFENVSNFENVAISSFNICGEARHPPNISNSHPPNQETSHQDLSEMPELGAFFDRTPELKTLTTSILQQNSSLIALTGGLGIGKTTLAVQLVQQIKDEFEYVIWCNFDTSPTLPEFEANLIQFFSQSEKQDSPTTNQKALPLIKYLQKHRCLVVLDDIHNLFSSGELAGKYKPGYEEYRSLFKQIQKISHQSCFLLIGWEQPREVTQIKSQNTHINTLQLKGLDIAATREILRDYGLADIDNYSALIQRYQGNPLWLKSVATLMQELGGCVTELLPDDTILLPEDLKDVLQQQCDRLSELEKQVLSLLAKASDSINLTQLLENSRIPASDLVNALQSLSRRCLIEQQGNFYTISPVLRQYAIATM
- a CDS encoding DUF1565 domain-containing protein, coding for MHKSSIANYPYSKNMATLYVNAQTGSNGAVGSQSAPFKTIARAIDSAASGTVIQLAAGTYSAASGEQFPLEIPSGVKVIGNEANKGSGTLIQGSGKFVSPSAAGQNITILLATDAELRGVTVTNLDSRGTGVWIESTSPTVANCTFTLCKREGIFATGTANPGILDNRFIENSAAGAIFAGSAKGVIRRNVFQNTGFGISLQAQSAPLIVDNQIVANRSGIVLTGSSKPMVRKNRIEKNTEDGLTAVEKSLPDLGTAQDLGGNIFANNGEFDLQNATATKIFALGNQLNPSRVKGLFELGNVTPTPTPTPTPTPTPTPGGVKFSDTSTHWAKDFIDRLASMNIVNGFPDGTFKPDASLTRAQYAALLARAFELAPRREATVFKDVAPDFWAQSAIVKANRGGFLAGYPDSTFRPEQNLTRTQAIVSLVNGLQITGGNPNSLSVYADRALIPSFATDSIATATERKIVVNYPARDKLSPARDITRGEISALVYQTLVATNRAEPINSPYIV
- the psb28 gene encoding photosystem II reaction center protein Psb28; translated protein: MAKIQFSRGMDEDSIPEVRLTRSKTGTQGTATFLFENPKALSSTSTQDITGMYMIDDEGELLTREVKAKFVNGQPAGLEALYLMRSAEEWERFMRFMERYSEANGLGFSKA
- a CDS encoding MogA/MoaB family molybdenum cofactor biosynthesis protein, which codes for MTQIPHPDLSKITVNCAIITVSDTRSAETDNSGLLTKKLLKDAGHSVVAYTVVKDDAAKIVSQMQAFSQREDVDTIIFNGGTGISPRDTTYDVMESLLDRILPGFGEIFRFLSYQEIGSRAIASRAVAGVYKGKLVFSLPGSSNGVRLAVEKLILPELIHLVQQLRGG
- a CDS encoding restriction endonuclease, producing MNRTRNPSTLNGLIPLTVNSQQSTVNRQQSTVNSQPSTVNSQPSTVNRQPSTVNSQPSTVNRQLL
- a CDS encoding cytochrome P450, with the protein product MTLPAGSRSPALFQTLSLVADPIAFFDRYSAKYGDTFTARVLGPASPPVVFLGRPEAIQGVFTTFADAFEFGKVTNVFRPLVGNESLIMNEGARHLRQRQLLMPALHREQLHSQGDLIVDLTRKQTQHWKTADAIAVRQEMSEISLQVILQVVFGLVPGERYERLKHLLGKLLEAITSELYSIQFFFAPLQQNFGSWSPWGQFLQQMAQIDSLIYAEIAERRSHSLDASRTDILSVLMMARDEAGESIGDRELRDQLMTLLLLGHETTGSGLTWAFYWLHQFPDCLAKLRAELDELGENPDPVALSQSPYLTAVCKEALRVYPIALISQPRKVKRAIELEGYTYQPGTILIPSVYLAHRRPETYENPAGFNPDRFLDRKFSAAEYLPFGGGSRSCIGMALSMFEMKLVLATVLSAREFVSNLDRPIRPSRRGITFVPPEKFRLTVVGDRLSSDIKSAGLTAINQVRSADFSRQKAAD
- a CDS encoding class I SAM-dependent methyltransferase, whose protein sequence is MNVAVNKTPGLASRLVNSVLSIKPLAALAKHQAREMMINRAEKIGVHWREEAQELLARNWDAELLSVENPDLVYPKYYLTSFHAYEKGNMSWEAATEVEVAARAVHAGIWPEAGAEGDAKLRASYHEIVKAQIGKPPQNIVDLGCSVGMSTFALGDVYPEAKMTGVDLSPYFLAVAQYRSQQREAEFSSQRSPSWVHAAAESTRLPAASFDLVSICLVCHELPQKASKEVFLEARRLLRAGGHLTIMDMNPQSEVYAKMPPYILTLLKSTEPYLDQYFGLDIEQALVDSGFAAPTITCNTVRHRTVVAEAI